In Uranotaenia lowii strain MFRU-FL chromosome 2, ASM2978415v1, whole genome shotgun sequence, one genomic interval encodes:
- the LOC129749365 gene encoding alpha-tocopherol transfer protein-like: MSFVIENGPATAELLEIAKVELRETPEVRTAAIEELRQKLQAASDLYFPDDDEFLLIFLRPTHFYVDSALKLMRNAAEFKKTHQNVIGNVMPSDLRNEILNYNLVTVLTNRDQKGRRIVIIRMGEVWDPKAVHEDKIFGILHTMQKLAVMEPATQINGVVVIYDFEGLGMKQVNGISTGGTKRLLTFIQEAAPVRMKAIHFVKEPMLFNMLFAMMKPFIKEKLKNRMLFHGNDMKKLHKHIDVDCLPMNYGGSMPQLSYGSKEWYPEMERHSDFIQKFNSGGFKQ, from the exons ATGTCATTCGTTATCGAAAATGGTCCAGCAACGGCGGAGTTGCTGGAAATCGCCAAAGTTGAGCTCCGAGAAACTCCCGAAGTTCGAACGGCCGCCATTGAAGAGCTGAGGCAGAAATTACAGGCGGCCAGCGATCTGTATTTTCCAGACGATGATGAATTTCTGTTGATTTTCCTCCGACCGACTCACTTCTACGTGGATAGTGCTCTCAAATTG ATGCGCAATGCAGCCGAATTCAAGAAGACGCACCAGAATGTCATCGGGAATGTGATGCCTTCGGATCTGCGaaacgaaattttgaattaCAATCTGGTGACGGTGCTCACAAATCGGGACCAGAAGGGACGTCGAATCGTGATCATTCGCATGGGGGAAGTTTGGGATCCGAAGGCCGTCCATGAGGACAAAATTTTCGGCATCCTGCACACCATGCAGAAACTGGCTGTGATGGAACCGGCCACTCAGATCAACGGAGTTGTCGTGATCTACGATTTCGAGGGGTTGGGCATGAAGCAGGTGAACGGAATTTCCACCGGAGGAACCAAGAGGTTGCTTACCTTTATCCAGGAGGCAGCCCCGGTGCGCATGAAAGCCATCCACTTTGTCAAGGAACCGATGCTGTTCAATATGCTTTTTGCGATGATGAAACCTTTCATCAaggaaaagctgaaaaatagg ATGCTTTTCCACGGAAACGACATGAAAAAGTTACATAAGCACATCGATGTTGACTGTCTGCCGATGAACTACGGCGGAAGTATGCCACAGCTCAGCTACGGCTCCAAAGAATGGTATCCCGAGATGGAGAGGCACAGTGACTTCATCCAGAAATTCAACTCTGGAGGCTTCAAGCAATGA
- the LOC129746512 gene encoding clavesin-1-like, translating into MSLAPFDIDHTPPGPELIEIARRELRETPEVREAAIVELRRLLQLATDLHYRDDDDFLLIFLRPCHFYPDSALKMMRRIAEFKKHNYPLMHNLHPEDEKLSFVDHSVVNVLVNRDQKGRRILVVNCGKAWDPKAVTPEKMFRMLLMVQMISQLEVSTQINGVVIIMDFEGLSLKQVKALTPSFSKLLLTFIQEAIPLRLKEFHVIKQPFIFNMVWTLFKPFIGDKLRKRLEFHGSDMKKLHKYVDPAYLPKNYGGELPALDYGSREWYPCMEKYQDHIAKWNTYGFASGP; encoded by the exons ATGTCTCTGGCTCCGTTCGATATTGACCACACGCCGCCCGGGCCGGAACTGATCGAGATTGCCCGTCGGGAGCTGCGCGAAACGCCGGAAGTTCGGGAGGCGGCCATCGTCGAGCTGCGCCGGTTGCTTCAGCTTGCCACCGATTTGCACTACCGGGACGATGACGACTTTCTGCTGATTTTCCTGCGACCCTGTCACTTCTATCCCGACAGTGCCCTCAAGATG ATGCGACGGATTGCAGAGTTCAAAAAGCACAACTACCCCCTCATGCACAATCTGCACCCGGAGGACGAGAAGCTGTCCTTCGTGGATCACTCGGTCGTCAACGTGTTGGTCAATCGAGATCAGAAGGGTCGCCGCATCCTGGTGGTTAACTGCGGCAAGGCCTGGGATCCCAAGGCCGTCACTCCGGAGAAGATGTTCCGGATGCTCCTGATGGTTCAAATGATCTCCCAACTGGAGGTATCGACTCAAATCAACGGCGTCGTCATCATCATGGACTTCGAGGGTCTATCGCTGAAGCAGGTCAAAGCGCTGACCCCTTCCTTCTCCAAGCTGCTGCTGACCTTCATCCAGGAAGCGATCCCGCTGCGGTTGAAGGAGTTCCACGTCATCAAGCAGCCGTTCATCTTCAACATGGTCTGGACCCTGTTCAAGCCGTTCATCGGAGATAAGCTGAGGAAAAGG CTCGAATTCCACGGTAGCGATATGAAGAAGCTGCACAAGTACGTCGATCCGGCCTACCTACCAAAGAATTACGGCGGAGAACTGCCAGCCCTGGACTACGGATCCCGGGAGTGGTACCCATGCATGgagaaataccaggaccacatcgCCAAGTGGAACACCTATGGTTTTGCCAGCGGACCTTGA
- the LOC129748669 gene encoding uncharacterized protein LOC129748669: MDSRDQDPRTKQFMDDFHRFQMKPAPEVTVQLPPVVENPVQIPSGWDWASLMTVKGHLKVGQVIATIVSLSLIRPDETCVDQQRAELLYTFIFVNMNTLALTLIILADTVARGRLLKGLFTPAILERAELWLTGLATALIYFYGYWVVIYSASCYYPKGLNIASGSVGFISGLLYLVDWGRVFRNRFTMPN; encoded by the exons ATGGATTCCCGAGACCAGGATCCCCGAACCAAACAGTTCATGGACGATTTTCATCGATTCCAGATGAAACCGGCACCGGAAGTGACTGTGCAGTTGCCTCCGGTTGTCGAAAATCCGGTGCAGATACCTTCCGGTTGGGATTGGGCCTCGTTGATGACCGTCAAGGGTCACCTCAAAGTAGGCCAGGTG ATTGCGACAATCGTTTCGCTATCGCTAATTCGACCAGACGAAACATGTGTCGATCAACAGCGAGCCGAATTGCTGTACACATTCATTTTCGTGAACATGAACACCCTGGCACTGACGTTGATCATTCTTGCGGATACCGTGGCTCGTGGCCGGCTGCTGAAGGGTTTGTTTACGCCGGCCATCTTGGAACGCGCCGAGCTGTGGCTTACCGGATTGGCCACGGCGTTAATTTACTTCTACGGCTACTGGGTTGTCATTTATTCGGCCTCGTGCTACTATCCGAAGGGACTCAACATTGCCTCGGGATCGGTCGGTTTTATTTCAGGATTGCTGTATCTGGTTGATTGGGGAAGAGTTTTCCGCAATCGTTTCACAATGCCTAATTGA